In a genomic window of Nostoc sp. UHCC 0870:
- a CDS encoding NHLP bacteriocin export ABC transporter permease/ATPase subunit: MQQKREHQLSIHGQTYIFQGNQPILLDDPSKVWVIQSGSVALFAVTVKDGAIAGTRRYLSSITQGQALFGTKTINHQQQILAVPMGEVELLQLHQECFRELVANADSRPVEWVDTWLLQLGSVLSGENIPEIQVKSRGETRFSLLNGQTFQGETEVYWVEIKQGTVRLLGLPELTLTDATGYFPLTDKMWLEAVEGVQLTIQTTSQFWHSDHLLAGLSGMHIQLLQCVDFFDRQEAEAEMMRLRDRQRLNRQVTSQALGELASTLSPQDGNFFLEGTPLLVAAGAVGKALGVKICPPARSENLKRVKEPLEAIVRASRLRMRRVLLRDNWWEKDCGPIVAYTEADNRPVALLPISTNSYELFDPIGQTRIKVNELVAETLSPVAYVFYRSFPDQVLNTYNVILFALKGRRLDILVTLLTGIAVTLLGMITPQATAIIMDNAIPDSDRGLLLQIGMGLLVAALGTVLFQLAQGFALLRIETAAATATEVAVWDRLMNLPVSFFRQYTTGDLHSRASSVGEISRELSANTIIQLITSFFALFYLGQLFNYNFQLALLAVAVAIVTGAVTIISGIILVGKVRPLLELQGNIFGQTVQIINGISKLHIAGAEERAFATWGKDYTRQLKLTLSTQQVEDVVVLFNTVMPILTSGILFWLTINQFKEAQTSGTMVITIGTFLAFNAAFEQFVGGTTNLSNIVTDIVQITPHWKRTQPILQAIPEVDLSKADPGKLIGKIVIDHIMFRYRSDGPLTLDDVSITAQPGEFIALVGGSGSGKSTIFRLLLGFETPESGSIYYDGQDLSGLDVEAVRRQLGVVLQNGRLNAGSIFENIAGGANITFDEAWEAARMSGFADDVAAMPMEMHTVVSEGGGNLSGGQRQRLLIARALVLKPRILLFDEATSALDNRTQAIVSESLDKMQVTRIVIAHRLSTIRNAHRIYVLQAGRIVQQGSFRELAAVEGLFAQLMARQMA; this comes from the coding sequence ATGCAGCAAAAAAGAGAGCATCAATTGTCAATACATGGTCAAACTTATATCTTTCAAGGTAATCAGCCGATCCTACTAGATGACCCCTCTAAGGTGTGGGTGATTCAATCTGGCTCTGTGGCATTATTTGCCGTTACAGTTAAAGATGGTGCGATCGCCGGAACTCGCCGTTATTTATCTAGTATCACTCAAGGACAGGCCTTATTCGGCACTAAAACTATTAATCACCAACAGCAAATTTTAGCTGTGCCGATGGGGGAAGTTGAATTACTACAACTACATCAAGAATGTTTTCGGGAGTTAGTTGCTAATGCAGATTCGAGACCAGTTGAGTGGGTAGATACTTGGCTGTTGCAACTGGGTAGTGTGTTATCTGGGGAAAATATCCCAGAAATTCAGGTGAAATCTAGAGGTGAAACCCGGTTTTCTCTGTTGAATGGTCAAACCTTCCAAGGGGAAACAGAGGTCTATTGGGTAGAAATTAAGCAAGGGACTGTCCGCCTCTTGGGGTTGCCAGAACTGACGCTGACAGATGCAACGGGATATTTTCCCCTGACTGACAAAATGTGGTTAGAAGCTGTTGAGGGGGTTCAATTAACCATCCAAACAACTAGCCAATTTTGGCACTCAGATCACCTCTTGGCTGGGTTGTCTGGGATGCACATTCAATTACTGCAATGTGTTGACTTTTTCGACCGACAAGAAGCAGAAGCAGAAATGATGCGATTGCGCGATCGCCAGCGTCTGAATCGTCAGGTGACATCTCAGGCATTGGGAGAGTTAGCATCTACATTGAGTCCTCAAGATGGTAACTTTTTCTTAGAAGGTACACCCCTGTTAGTGGCGGCTGGGGCTGTGGGAAAAGCTTTAGGGGTGAAAATTTGTCCTCCAGCCCGCTCAGAAAACCTCAAACGAGTTAAAGAGCCATTAGAGGCGATCGTCCGGGCTTCTCGCCTGCGGATGCGGCGAGTTTTATTACGGGACAACTGGTGGGAAAAGGATTGTGGCCCAATAGTAGCCTATACGGAGGCAGACAATCGACCAGTCGCACTCTTACCAATTTCGACTAATTCCTATGAACTCTTTGATCCAATTGGGCAAACCCGCATCAAAGTCAATGAACTGGTAGCTGAAACACTTTCTCCCGTCGCCTATGTGTTTTATCGGTCTTTTCCCGATCAGGTACTCAATACTTATAATGTGATTCTGTTTGCCCTCAAAGGACGTAGGCTAGATATTCTCGTCACCTTATTGACGGGTATTGCTGTCACACTTTTAGGGATGATCACACCCCAAGCTACCGCCATTATCATGGATAATGCCATTCCCGATAGCGATCGCGGCTTATTGCTGCAAATCGGCATGGGGCTACTAGTTGCGGCATTGGGTACAGTTTTATTTCAGCTAGCCCAGGGTTTTGCCCTTTTACGCATCGAAACAGCCGCCGCCACAGCGACAGAAGTTGCTGTATGGGATCGGCTGATGAATTTACCTGTATCCTTTTTTCGCCAGTATACAACTGGGGATCTCCACTCACGAGCATCATCTGTGGGTGAAATTAGTCGAGAACTCAGTGCTAACACGATCATCCAACTGATTACCAGTTTCTTTGCATTGTTTTATTTGGGGCAATTATTTAATTACAACTTTCAATTAGCCTTACTTGCAGTTGCAGTGGCGATCGTCACCGGCGCAGTTACTATAATTTCTGGTATTATCCTCGTTGGTAAAGTGCGTCCCCTACTGGAATTACAAGGCAATATTTTTGGACAGACAGTACAAATAATTAACGGGATTTCCAAGCTGCATATTGCTGGAGCAGAAGAACGCGCCTTCGCCACTTGGGGTAAAGACTACACTCGCCAACTCAAACTTACCCTCAGTACACAACAAGTAGAAGATGTTGTAGTTCTTTTCAATACAGTGATGCCTATATTGACCTCTGGAATCCTTTTCTGGCTGACTATCAACCAGTTTAAAGAAGCTCAGACTTCAGGAACTATGGTAATCACCATTGGTACTTTCTTGGCGTTCAACGCAGCTTTTGAACAATTTGTAGGCGGAACAACAAATCTGAGTAACATAGTCACAGATATTGTGCAAATTACTCCACACTGGAAACGCACTCAGCCAATATTGCAAGCCATACCAGAAGTAGATTTGAGTAAAGCTGATCCAGGAAAACTCATCGGCAAAATTGTCATAGACCATATTATGTTCCGCTACCGCAGTGACGGGCCACTGACACTAGATGATGTAAGTATCACCGCACAACCAGGGGAATTCATCGCCCTTGTAGGCGGTTCTGGAAGCGGTAAATCCACAATCTTCCGATTATTGCTGGGGTTTGAAACTCCTGAAAGTGGCAGCATCTACTACGATGGTCAAGACTTATCTGGGTTAGATGTAGAAGCTGTACGCCGACAGTTAGGTGTCGTCTTACAAAATGGTCGCCTGAATGCAGGCTCTATTTTTGAAAATATCGCCGGTGGTGCAAATATTACCTTTGATGAAGCTTGGGAAGCAGCTCGGATGTCTGGCTTCGCTGATGATGTAGCCGCCATGCCAATGGAAATGCACACGGTAGTTAGTGAAGGAGGTGGTAATCTTTCGGGAGGACAACGCCAACGCTTGCTCATCGCTCGCGCTTTAGTATTAAAACCCCGCATTCTTTTATTTGATGAAGCAACCAGCGCACTTGATAACAGAACTCAAGCAATTGTTAGTGAGAGTCTAGATAAAATGCAGGTGACTAGGATAGTAATTGCTCACAGACTTAGCACCATTCGTAATGCTCATCGCATCTATGTACTCCAAGCAGGACGAATTGTGCAGCAGGGAAGTTTTCGTGAACTAGCTGCTGTTGAGGGGCTATTCGCTCAACTAATGGCTCGCCAAATGGCTTAG
- a CDS encoding MBL fold metallo-hydrolase: MKIQMIGHASIFVETQDCKIMMDPVLWDEFCEVTTSICPQREVIYDQIPEYDVLVISHRHLDHFDIRSLAYLPKNVDVFIPKDKLVENSLRQLGYSRIYTLSDSSEVTIGSTTLIATRSENRVPEYGMIFADPSGVFWNQVDSEVNAKTINFVKSRYPTIDFLLASWQPMLETEYQYNQSLSFPFPGYSHILQLIGLIKPKSISPGANGFKFIDGSAWLNKVVFPVTQEQFCRDIEKVCPATENIFALQPGDICEIQNGTSTYLAGKSQFVKTVKNDREILYFSPVTANGELIDRNPNNYDISEMKQTIEEEVCVNLEKFFMEHKNDLFAEYFHWEVRYQIEIVFPDSSQKWYFDFTEDPIQCRTGSNPLANVFNIITASSFYGVLKSDKTWDYPGTGGYLRAFEKLYIASTHGTMRPDIKSINFSPLALKYPYKTVFENFLCKEAEKWAKKYENKQIPSENKTRMMKFGNNLIRVYPQNIQEHQLITAST, encoded by the coding sequence ATGAAAATTCAAATGATTGGTCATGCTTCCATATTTGTAGAAACACAAGATTGTAAAATAATGATGGACCCAGTGCTTTGGGATGAATTTTGTGAAGTGACCACAAGTATATGCCCTCAGCGCGAAGTTATTTACGACCAAATTCCTGAGTATGATGTATTAGTCATTTCCCACAGACATTTAGATCATTTTGATATTCGTTCTCTTGCTTATCTGCCTAAAAATGTTGATGTTTTTATTCCTAAAGATAAGTTAGTAGAAAATTCTCTCCGTCAATTAGGATATTCTCGAATCTACACCTTAAGCGATTCTAGTGAAGTTACTATTGGCTCTACTACTCTCATTGCTACCCGTTCAGAAAATCGTGTACCTGAGTATGGAATGATATTTGCTGATCCATCGGGAGTTTTTTGGAATCAAGTAGACTCAGAAGTAAATGCAAAAACAATTAATTTTGTCAAATCTCGTTACCCAACAATAGATTTTTTGTTGGCAAGCTGGCAACCTATGTTAGAAACCGAATATCAATATAACCAAAGCCTATCATTTCCTTTTCCAGGTTATAGCCATATTCTTCAACTTATCGGTTTGATTAAACCAAAGTCAATTTCTCCTGGTGCAAATGGGTTCAAATTTATAGATGGTTCAGCATGGTTAAATAAAGTCGTATTTCCCGTCACTCAAGAACAATTTTGTAGAGACATAGAGAAAGTTTGCCCAGCAACAGAAAATATATTCGCTCTTCAGCCAGGAGATATTTGTGAAATTCAAAATGGCACATCAACCTACCTAGCTGGGAAGTCACAATTTGTCAAAACAGTGAAAAATGATAGAGAAATATTATATTTCTCGCCTGTAACTGCAAATGGTGAATTAATTGATAGAAATCCAAATAATTATGATATTTCTGAAATGAAACAAACAATCGAAGAAGAAGTTTGTGTCAATTTAGAAAAATTCTTCATGGAACATAAGAATGATCTATTTGCAGAATATTTTCACTGGGAAGTTAGATATCAAATAGAAATAGTATTCCCCGATAGTTCTCAAAAATGGTATTTTGACTTCACTGAAGATCCTATTCAATGCAGAACAGGGTCGAATCCTTTAGCTAATGTGTTTAATATCATTACAGCTTCAAGTTTCTATGGAGTTTTAAAATCTGATAAAACTTGGGATTATCCTGGCACTGGGGGCTATTTACGAGCATTTGAAAAATTATATATAGCTAGCACTCACGGTACTATGCGCCCCGATATTAAATCAATAAATTTTTCTCCTTTAGCTTTAAAATATCCCTATAAAACAGTTTTTGAAAATTTCTTGTGTAAAGAAGCAGAGAAATGGGCTAAAAAATATGAAAATAAACAGATTCCTAGTGAGAATAAAACCAGAATGATGAAGTTCGGAAATAATCTAATTCGGGTGTATCCTCAAAATATCCAAGAGCATCAATTGATAACAGCCAGTACCTAA
- a CDS encoding tetratricopeptide repeat protein has product MNTTKNTIKTIITEEHSSQLHVWHQLGWKNITLIYLDEHLDFQYISKNRIEALKKCQTSAEIAQLEKPYHILPDQGYSYGIEDFLFAAHRLGIIEHLIWVTLTPKNQLPNSINYIRKLRSFLQNHDGFEISDLTSIKITGNTVTTKILGLNLTICGYEDLKNLTFPSNTFIDIDIDYFIGLPEDYPLADPKNIFDCLKSLPINYDTVTFTRSVNSGYMPLRYRFIADYLAALWRNDLREIEHYQHLYTLDQQARNNQIELAKKGCLQELRIIPNCAATYYLLSLCESEPQKAANYERIAGELCPSYRYSVLRSANVIISREFQYDTNTIKLLEEKLMLTETDVEEKRLTHYTLGILYSIKSAKEESIKHYRYCQEVQPGNYPELSFNIGLIFMKDNDYETAISFFEQALADESTKAKAHKMLGKIYLEQGKYDLAQENLRLATETIPTDEQPMKLLAKLYKIIGDQARYDHQILKYYQMKLLFQRFI; this is encoded by the coding sequence ATGAACACAACAAAAAACACCATCAAAACCATTATCACAGAAGAACATTCTTCTCAACTCCATGTCTGGCATCAATTAGGCTGGAAAAATATCACTCTCATTTATTTAGATGAACACTTAGATTTTCAATATATTAGTAAAAATCGTATAGAAGCACTGAAAAAATGCCAAACTTCAGCAGAAATTGCTCAATTAGAAAAACCTTATCACATATTACCTGATCAGGGATATAGTTATGGAATCGAAGATTTTCTTTTTGCGGCTCATCGTTTGGGCATAATTGAACACCTCATTTGGGTAACTCTAACGCCAAAAAATCAACTACCAAATTCCATTAACTACATTCGGAAGTTACGTAGTTTTTTGCAAAATCATGATGGGTTTGAAATCAGTGATCTGACAAGTATTAAAATTACAGGCAATACAGTAACAACGAAAATATTGGGATTAAATCTAACGATATGTGGATATGAAGATTTAAAAAATTTAACCTTTCCCTCCAACACTTTTATTGATATCGATATTGATTATTTTATTGGATTGCCTGAAGATTATCCGTTAGCAGATCCAAAAAATATTTTTGACTGTTTAAAATCTCTTCCCATTAATTATGATACTGTCACTTTCACGCGCTCTGTGAATAGTGGTTATATGCCTCTACGTTACCGTTTTATTGCCGATTACTTAGCGGCTCTTTGGCGTAATGATCTTCGTGAAATAGAACACTATCAACACTTATATACTCTTGATCAACAAGCACGAAATAATCAAATTGAACTAGCCAAGAAAGGTTGTCTCCAAGAATTGCGAATAATACCAAACTGTGCTGCTACTTATTACCTACTGAGTCTTTGCGAATCTGAACCTCAAAAGGCTGCTAATTATGAACGAATTGCAGGAGAACTTTGCCCTAGTTATCGTTATAGTGTGCTTCGTTCAGCTAATGTGATTATTAGTCGTGAATTTCAATATGATACTAATACAATCAAATTATTAGAAGAGAAATTAATGTTAACTGAAACAGATGTAGAAGAGAAACGTTTAACTCACTACACTCTAGGAATTTTATATAGTATCAAATCGGCAAAGGAAGAAAGTATTAAACATTATAGATATTGCCAAGAAGTTCAACCGGGAAATTATCCTGAATTAAGCTTTAACATAGGTCTTATTTTTATGAAAGATAATGATTACGAAACAGCAATAAGCTTTTTTGAGCAGGCATTAGCTGATGAATCAACAAAAGCTAAAGCACATAAAATGCTTGGAAAAATTTATCTGGAACAGGGCAAATATGATTTAGCACAAGAGAATCTGAGATTAGCTACAGAAACTATACCCACTGATGAGCAACCTATGAAACTATTAGCTAAACTATACAAAATAATAGGAGATCAAGCAAGATACGATCATCAAATACTAAAATACTATCAGATGAAATTACTGTTTCAGAGATTCATATAG
- a CDS encoding NHLP leader peptide family RiPP precursor, giving the protein MSGQQFSREEFNTRIATKAWQDPAFRQELLSNPRAVIARELGTTLPDNLQVHVCEENDNNVYLVIPPVPSVEEELSEEALEQVAGGYVASRKKNTFYFLTLYGVVDHQNLG; this is encoded by the coding sequence ATGTCAGGACAACAATTTTCCCGGGAAGAATTTAACACAAGGATTGCTACTAAAGCATGGCAAGATCCTGCATTCAGACAAGAGTTATTATCTAATCCTAGAGCAGTTATAGCTAGAGAATTAGGAACTACTCTGCCTGATAACTTGCAGGTTCATGTATGTGAAGAAAATGACAACAACGTATATCTAGTGATTCCACCCGTACCAAGTGTGGAAGAAGAACTAAGCGAGGAAGCATTAGAGCAAGTTGCTGGTGGTTATGTAGCGAGTAGGAAGAAAAATACGTTCTACTTTTTAACCTTGTACGGAGTTGTTGATCATCAAAATCTTGGTTAA
- a CDS encoding radical SAM family RiPP maturation amino acid epimerase, with the protein MFMQTQELNHQVEAELISPPFDITEYYIDNHAIFTTIDQIDQKLLAKFSQVKRFKELWQMDVQFRQQVSTHPHHAFVRHGLKLHPEDVRPIWDEDCNSKWEQGILEFPLLKMSNEFFARLDYITNLHLKTAPNNIYIQQWRERQIARTASQFQPLVNQIVVHAPVSFELCKGCSVGCRFCGVSAPPLTEIFFYTPENAKLWREVLEVMTGFLGTAAGNGFCYWATDPLDNPDYEKFCLDFHAITGFFPQTTTSQPLKYPDRLRSILKLSRERNGICNRFSILSLKMFEKVHTEFSAEELLKVQLLYLNDEAENAHKAHAGRQREANLQKSQGDEEPHVQGTIACVSGFLFNMVERSVKLISPCNANERWPLGYIVYDQGTFVDADDLKSLIERMIRDNMPQTVRLGDVLRFRPDLKYEALVDGFQLSTHVKTFKFRHDSLWKQLGVLIHQGNHTTAEITQFFTNKGVLSTQTSYYLNLLFERGVLDSEPQI; encoded by the coding sequence ATGTTTATGCAAACTCAAGAACTAAATCATCAGGTAGAAGCAGAACTTATTTCTCCACCTTTCGATATCACAGAATACTATATAGATAATCATGCTATTTTCACAACAATCGATCAAATCGACCAAAAATTACTAGCTAAATTTAGTCAAGTCAAGCGGTTTAAAGAACTTTGGCAAATGGATGTGCAATTTCGTCAACAAGTTTCTACACATCCTCATCATGCTTTTGTGCGCCACGGTTTAAAACTACATCCTGAAGATGTCAGACCAATATGGGATGAAGATTGCAATAGCAAGTGGGAACAAGGAATATTAGAGTTTCCACTTTTGAAAATGAGTAATGAGTTCTTTGCAAGGCTGGACTATATAACAAATCTCCATTTAAAGACTGCTCCCAATAATATTTATATTCAACAATGGCGAGAGAGGCAAATTGCACGTACTGCCAGTCAATTTCAACCATTAGTTAACCAAATTGTTGTTCACGCTCCAGTTTCTTTTGAACTTTGCAAGGGTTGTTCAGTAGGATGCCGATTCTGTGGTGTATCAGCACCCCCTCTCACTGAGATATTCTTCTACACTCCCGAAAATGCCAAATTGTGGCGTGAAGTATTAGAAGTGATGACAGGCTTTTTGGGAACTGCGGCCGGGAATGGCTTTTGCTATTGGGCCACTGATCCCTTAGACAACCCAGACTATGAAAAGTTTTGTCTTGATTTTCATGCTATTACGGGATTTTTCCCCCAGACTACAACCAGTCAACCGTTAAAGTATCCAGACCGTCTACGCTCGATTTTAAAACTCTCAAGAGAGAGAAATGGTATCTGCAATCGTTTCTCAATTCTCTCTTTAAAGATGTTTGAGAAAGTACATACAGAATTTAGTGCTGAAGAACTATTGAAAGTACAACTACTGTACTTGAATGATGAGGCAGAAAATGCTCATAAAGCTCATGCAGGCAGACAGCGAGAAGCAAACCTCCAAAAAAGTCAAGGAGATGAAGAACCTCATGTACAAGGAACAATTGCTTGTGTATCAGGATTTTTATTTAATATGGTGGAGCGCAGCGTCAAGCTGATTAGCCCTTGTAATGCCAATGAACGATGGCCATTAGGTTATATAGTCTATGATCAAGGAACTTTCGTAGATGCTGATGACCTGAAGAGTTTGATTGAGCGAATGATTCGGGATAATATGCCACAGACAGTGAGACTAGGCGATGTGTTGCGCTTTCGTCCTGATCTGAAGTATGAAGCGCTTGTTGATGGCTTTCAACTTTCTACTCACGTTAAAACCTTCAAGTTCCGCCATGATTCTTTGTGGAAACAGTTAGGGGTTTTAATTCATCAAGGTAATCACACAACCGCAGAGATTACCCAATTTTTTACTAACAAAGGTGTGTTATCAACACAAACATCTTACTATCTCAATCTTTTATTTGAGCGTGGAGTTTTAGACTCTGAGCCTCAAATTTAG
- a CDS encoding radical SAM family RiPP maturation amino acid epimerase: protein MMMQTEELQQEIITPPFNIKEFCLDYHDSFATIDQVDPKLLAKFSQVKRFQERWEADGKFREQVVQDPYSAFFRYGLKLNPEDVRLKWDTSCKDILQFPLLKLSQGFFDRLDKVTDIDSEVSDSHIRAWRERQIARTSSQFNLAFHKVIQHIPVSFELSKGCSVGCRFCAVSALKFSDIFLYTPENAKLWRGVLEVMTGFLGTAAGNGFCYWATDPLDNPDYDKFCLDFYAITGSLPQMTTAQPLKNIEQTRAILKLSREKNAICNRFSILSLKMLEKVHQEFSDEELLNVQMNFLNDEAENSVKAHAGRQREANLKKGQGDEESHRQGTIACVSGFLFNMVERSVKLISPCNADERWPLGYMVYDQGTFVDPDDLKILIERMIQDHMPRMLRPSDLICFRRDLNYQTLVDGFQLSTRIKTFKFHHDSLWKELGALIHQGQYTTAEITQLLALKGVTSANISFYLNVLFERGVLDFEPQPQEG, encoded by the coding sequence ATGATGATGCAAACTGAAGAATTACAACAGGAAATAATTACGCCTCCTTTTAATATTAAAGAATTTTGCTTAGATTATCATGATAGTTTTGCAACTATCGATCAGGTTGATCCAAAATTACTAGCTAAATTTAGTCAAGTCAAGCGGTTTCAGGAACGTTGGGAAGCAGATGGTAAATTTCGGGAACAAGTTGTTCAAGATCCCTACAGTGCGTTTTTCCGTTACGGCTTGAAGCTAAATCCTGAAGATGTGAGACTTAAATGGGATACAAGTTGTAAAGATATTTTACAGTTTCCACTACTGAAACTAAGTCAGGGCTTTTTCGATCGCCTAGATAAAGTCACAGACATCGATTCTGAGGTGAGTGATTCCCATATTCGTGCGTGGCGGGAACGACAAATTGCACGCACTTCTAGCCAATTTAATTTAGCTTTTCACAAAGTAATTCAGCACATTCCAGTTTCTTTTGAACTGAGCAAGGGTTGTTCTGTGGGATGTCGGTTTTGTGCTGTATCAGCACTGAAATTTAGTGATATTTTTTTATATACTCCCGAAAATGCCAAATTATGGCGCGGAGTGTTAGAAGTCATGACAGGCTTTTTGGGAACTGCGGCCGGGAATGGCTTTTGCTATTGGGCGACTGATCCCTTAGACAACCCAGACTATGACAAGTTTTGTCTTGATTTTTACGCCATTACGGGATCTCTCCCTCAAATGACAACGGCTCAACCCCTAAAAAATATAGAGCAAACACGCGCGATTTTAAAACTCTCAAGAGAAAAAAATGCTATTTGCAATCGCTTCTCAATTCTGTCTTTGAAGATGTTAGAGAAAGTTCATCAAGAGTTTAGCGATGAAGAACTGCTGAATGTACAAATGAATTTTTTGAATGATGAGGCAGAAAATTCTGTCAAAGCTCATGCAGGACGACAGCGAGAAGCAAACCTTAAAAAAGGTCAAGGAGATGAAGAATCTCATAGACAAGGGACAATTGCTTGTGTTTCAGGATTTTTATTCAATATGGTGGAGCGCAGTGTCAAGTTGATTAGCCCATGTAATGCTGATGAACGCTGGCCATTAGGTTATATGGTCTATGATCAAGGAACTTTCGTAGATCCTGATGATCTCAAGATTTTGATTGAAAGGATGATTCAGGATCATATGCCACGGATGCTAAGGCCTAGTGACTTGATATGCTTCCGTCGGGATCTCAATTATCAAACTCTGGTAGATGGTTTCCAACTCTCAACTCGCATCAAAACTTTTAAATTCCACCATGACTCTTTATGGAAAGAGTTAGGTGCTTTAATTCACCAAGGTCAGTATACCACCGCAGAGATTACGCAGTTGTTAGCTCTTAAAGGAGTGACATCAGCAAACATATCTTTTTATCTCAATGTTTTGTTTGAGCGTGGAGTTTTAGATTTTGAACCTCAACCTCAAGAGGGATAA